The sequence gccacgccctgttctgattggttgccggcgaaaggtcagtgggcggtactggatgggggaggggtggtggttagggattggctgtcgctgttgctgggggaaggggcagggtttagggattggtggctgctgttgctggggtggagggcagactggatttttccgcccacgcctggctgttgctgctgtcgggggaagggaaaagggcagactggatttttccgcccacgcctggttgTTGCtactgtcaggggaggggaaaagggcagactggaattttccgcccacgcctggctgttgttgggggaggggaaaagggcagactggaattttccgccctgcgcaagcgcagggagaaagaagaagaagggtgctgccccacaggcatcgggtggcgccatccggaaggaggggcggccgcggaagcatggctgccgagaaggggagacccgagggcactctgcgcccatgccgagctcccttcaggggtggcggtgagtccgaccagccaccctattatgggggcagcggcttggcctaccgcggctgctcccccgccaggccagcaaaccacacttcagcccgactgatgaccgcatttcccccttcttttcaaataagggccaggatggcagcagcaacaagtagccgaagcccaagaggcagtaagcaatgagggaagcggggctgaagagggaggtgagtatgacggggatataaatgtacaatttagggggcggtatcttgccattgcaagcaagggtggccaatgtccaattcttgttgatctcggtggctataaggtccatctgctgttaaaagtcccgaatgacagcacgttacaggtagttgatctcttcttggcggcgaagagcggtagaggcagactgtgtgatggtctggaggatcgcagcggtgaggacaagtcgcgtcagggcaccagcagcggtggtggcggcagcgtcgggagtggtggagacataggcgaggacaacaagaaggccaaagtctccacgggcgcgagagaggccgatgttaacggggcgggctgacatggggcggcccaatctgcaacgcaatgggggttcaagcaaaaaaaaggaGGTGGGCGAGGGATGAGAAAGGATGccttggatggctgagaagaggagtgaggttgagacaggaggaagctccgcagaagtatggggaggcaagagtagaaacattattggatgctagaaagcaggccgcgggctggggaaagtgggttgcgggtcgtttagcggggctggagctgcttgagagcgatggcggcatggggggccgcggttacagaagacttggggctgtttcaaagagatcttacaccggtgagtgtctaggagaccggcaagggcccgaacttgcggggcttgcttagcagataggatgttacccattgctaatggccttttggagccgataagaaaaggggcccttaccttgagagcgtggcgatgggagccgaggtgcgcggtgagacgaggggtcggagccggtggggctctgacggtggtcgcgggccaagagaaggccccgacgaggggagggcagaacaacgagcagtggagcaaggcaaaggggagcaagcatggaggggaggaggcagaagtgaaggcaggggtggaggtgctcaggcacgcgctcctgagagttttattggcgcctcttaatcatagcgggtcggtataagccccccacatggaaggagaaagccatccagcgattctcccagaccgccgtggatcgtatgaggtcgccaaggttcaggagcagcaatgcagagcgaaaagataggggtgagaagagaggagagcgtagggctatggtagggttacttcagacgtgcaagcgcgtgctcccgagaaatccaaggctcctcttaatcatagcgggtcggtataagcccccgacatggaaggagaaagccatccagcgattctcccagactgccgtggatcatatgaggtagccaaggctcaggtagcagcaatgttgcacgagagaagtcccaaggtgagaagagaggaggggggggggggccgccaggttatggagtgaggctgtggtggagttgccttgccccacgttgtgctgtggtggggttgctttgccccacgttgtgctgtggtggggttgctttgccccacgttgtgctgtggtggggttgctttgccccacgttgtgctgtggtggggttgctttgccccacgttgggcgccaactgcgacggcttgctcggtcggtagaggtggggtctggctgcggacgaggggtcggtccagctctggacgaggggtcggtcccgcttgggacgaggggtcggtcccacctgggacgaggggtcggtctggcagcagacgagggatcggtctcacaaggggttgcgcggttcggctgacggggtcgcccggcgaagccggcgacgaatgggtcgcctggagaagcaggtgacgaactggggacaagggaggccaggcccttgtcgggggctctcaggactggagggcgcatggcagaagaactaccgcggagacaaggtaaacacgcaagtccactttactgagggagaggcaacagttttataggggctggggaaggctgattggtcgaagccacgccctgttctgattggttgacggcgaaaggtcagtgggcggtactggacgggggaggggtggtggttagggattggctgtcgctgttgctgggggaaggggcagggtttagggattggtggctgctgttgctggggtggagggcagacttgagtttcccgcccacgcctggctgttgctgctgtcgggggaagggaaaagggtgggctggatttttccgcccacacctggctgttgctgctgtcgggggaggggaaaagggcagactggatttctccgcccacgcctggctgttgctgctgttgggggaggggaaaagggcagactggaattttctgcccacgcctggctgttgctgctgtcgggggaggggaaaagggcagactggaattttctgcccacgcctggctgttgctgctgtcgggggaggggaaaagggcagactggaattttctgccctgcgcctgcgcagggagaaggaagaagaagggtgccgccccacaaggcatcgggtggcgccatctgggaggaggggcggccgcggaagcatggctgccgagaaggggagacccgagggcactctgcgcccatgccgagcttccttcaggggtggcggtgggcccgaccaaccaccctattatgggggcagcggcttggcctgccacggctgctcccccgccaggccagcaaaccacacttcagcccgaagGGTGACCACAATCCCCCGATGCCCAGCCCAGCTGCTGTGCTTGCCAACCAGGTGGTCATGGGGAAGTTAATTTATGTTGGTTTTACTAGCAGACATTGAGGGCTTGTGATTGTCTGGGTGCCACGCAACGAGGTCTATCCGTGCAAGTAGGACGACTGTCTCCATCTCCCACACGGGAAGAaaagctcagagaggctgagaaacCTTCTACACAGTCGAGGCTTTTCATTACACCTACATGCAGTGCCTGCTCTCCACACACACATTACAAAAATGAGATCCCAACATGGATAGTTCTTGGTCGACGAGTGTTGTCACATGCGGTGTATAAGAGACTTTTATTAGgcagtgtgcaaatacctgttctaTGTAAATCGCCACCACTCTGAGCCTGAGAGTGAAAACGGAGTCCAGCCGCGCATGCGTGGAGGGTCCTGAGTGCCGCGAGTGACCGTCTCGCTGCTGGACAGCGGAGAGAAATGCTCGGGGGACTCAGGGAAGGTCTGGGGGGTGGCACCAGGAGGAGAGAGAGTTCTTGGCCTTTTCAGCTTTTGCTCTTGTGCTTTCTCTGGCCTCGACTTTACTCATGGGCAGAAGGTAATACTTCTGTTGAGGATTATGTAGGAAATGTAGCTGCATTGATTCCAGCCCTCAGCAAGTTTGCCCAGCACCAAACCTGCCCAGCCTGCCTCCTGAAAACGCCTTTTAATTGTGGGGAACAATTTTATTAgcaacaaaggacattcttgtgCCTTCATTGACCATTTCTAAAGAAGCACAGCCCCATGTTGTAGCCACACATTGTTCTCTTCAATGTCCCTGTTCCCCACAGCGAGGGAGACTCGGCCTCCAGGGCTCCCCCAGCCTCGCCACGCCCACAGTCACATCTTACggcacaacattttttttttccaggaaataTTTTTTCAGCAGAGAAGCAAGTCGTGTCCTCCTTGACTACTAATCTCTGTTCAGGGATTAAAAGAGATTGTACACATAATCGGTTTCTGGGACTTGGAGGCAATGTGGATGTTGAGTTAACTGATAAAGGTGGAAACAGATACAGGTGAGAATAGAAGATGCTGATTATTTCTATGTAACCTGAATATAAAGGAATGTACGGGATTCAGCGTTTCAGATATCTGAAATTTTTGTCAGCAATATGCCTGTTTCCTGCATCTTAATTTCAGCATGAGCAGAAGACAGACTTGGGGCGCAGAGCGCTCGGCTCCCTTCCCCGAGGGCTGTGGTTTTGTGAAGCTGCAGCTGGGTCTGGAGCCCTTGCCCAGCCCCAGCTCCACGTTCCTCCACAGGAAGTGGCTGAAGTCCAGGTCTTGAATGCCCTCACGATTCTCCCTTCTGGCTTCTCCAGCGTTTGCTTCCCCGCAGCTGGCTCGTACATGTGGCCGGCCACGAACCTCGGCTTCGTGGTGAGGGCGGCTGTGACCGTGGAGATGGCGTTTGCTTCCTGGGGTCAGCACCTGGACTTGGCCCTGCAGCACCACGAGCAGTGGATGGTGGCAGGCCCCTTGTTTGACATCACGGCAGAGCCCGGGGAGGCCATAGCCGAAATCTACCTGCCCCACTTCATCGCTCTCCAAGGTAATGAAGGGCGAGAGGAGGCTGTGGGGTGACTGGGGAGCATCTGGTCTCATTGCCGTGGTGGTTCTCCTGCAGCAGGTGAGGTCGACGTCGCCTGGTTCCAAATCACCCATTTTAAGGACGAAGGGATGGTCCTGGAGCAGCCAGCCCGGGTGGCGCCTCTCTATGCTGTCCTGGAAAACCCCAGCTTCTCTCTGATGGGAGTTCTGCTCCGGATTGCCAGTGGTACCCGTCTCTCAGTTCCCATCACTTCTACCACACTCCTCTATTATCACACCCATCCTGAAGAGTGTAAATTCCACTTGTACCTTATTCCCAGCGATGCCTCAATAACAAAGGTAATGTGGACAGAATTTTGGGATTATAAGAGAATGAGAATTATCTTTAAGATGGAAACAACC is a genomic window of Dasypus novemcinctus isolate mDasNov1 chromosome 18, mDasNov1.1.hap2, whole genome shotgun sequence containing:
- the CARD8 gene encoding caspase recruitment domain-containing protein 8 isoform X5; the protein is MGEGWWLGIGCRCCWGKGQGLGIGGCCCWGGGQTGFFRPRLAVAAVGGREKGRLDFSAHAWLLLLSGEGKRADWNFPPTPGCCWGRGKGQTGIFRPAQAQGERRRRVLPHRHRVAPSGRRGGRGSMAAEKGRPEGTLRPCRAPFRGGGPGWQQQQVAEAQEAVSNEGSGAEEGGNIFSAEKQVVSSLTTNLCSGIKRDCTHNRFLGLGGNVDVELTDKGGNRYSVCFPAAGSYMWPATNLGFVVRAAVTVEMAFASWGQHLDLALQHHEQWMVAGPLFDITAEPGEAIAEIYLPHFIALQAGEVDVAWFQITHFKDEGMVLEQPARVAPLYAVLENPSFSLMGVLLRIASGTRLSVPITSTTLLYYHTHPEECKFHLYLIPSDASITKKIDEEEAHFQGKRLQTSPPLEPLNFGSRYVLSGSTHLEITPKEMRLSYRSPGEIHPFSKVYAGQMTEKIQLEITDKRLGTLVWETSVKPVDLQFCAASATPSFSGAAFMKKYRRSLQARMGDLGGVLDDLQDCEVLTENEKELVEQAPTRQKRNETLLRLVENKGGQALEKLYESLSERDPYLMNSIRQPSFSQ